A region from the Muribaculum gordoncarteri genome encodes:
- a CDS encoding LysR family transcriptional regulator, with amino-acid sequence MELRQLRYYVTAARTLNFSQAAQQLAISQSTLSQQIQQLEAELGVQLFRRNSHSVLLTEEGRELLSSAVDALSAAQACKERLADIKGLSVGTLNIGVTYSFSPILTETVITFMKKYPRIKLNVFYKTMEELMTMLVARDVDFVLAFKPLATRDGIDSHVLFDTHLSAIVRPGHPLADCDSVSLADLQRYELALPSCGLQARNAFDSLISGRALDYKVRIELNEVNILLKLVKNTDIVTVLSEATVYGDNQVRALRIMDQGNNMTGCIHTLRNSYRKRSAVEFLKLLSESNAVLERRNSWING; translated from the coding sequence ATGGAACTACGACAACTCAGATATTATGTAACGGCGGCACGCACGCTCAATTTCTCACAGGCGGCTCAACAGCTCGCCATTTCGCAAAGTACACTGTCACAGCAGATTCAGCAGCTTGAAGCGGAGCTTGGCGTACAACTTTTCAGGCGAAACAGTCACAGCGTACTGCTTACCGAGGAGGGGCGTGAACTCTTGTCATCGGCTGTCGACGCGCTTAGTGCCGCCCAGGCGTGCAAGGAACGGCTGGCCGACATAAAAGGGCTGTCGGTGGGCACGTTGAACATCGGCGTCACCTATTCGTTCAGCCCCATCCTCACCGAAACCGTGATAACATTCATGAAGAAGTATCCCCGCATAAAGTTGAATGTGTTCTACAAGACAATGGAGGAGCTGATGACGATGCTCGTAGCGCGTGATGTGGACTTTGTATTGGCATTCAAGCCGTTGGCCACACGTGACGGCATCGACTCGCATGTGTTGTTTGACACGCATCTCTCGGCCATAGTAAGGCCGGGGCATCCGCTGGCCGATTGTGACAGCGTGAGTCTTGCCGACCTTCAGCGTTATGAACTTGCTCTGCCATCGTGTGGATTGCAGGCGCGTAACGCATTTGATTCCCTGATTTCAGGCAGGGCGCTTGACTATAAGGTGCGCATTGAGCTGAACGAAGTGAACATTCTGTTGAAACTGGTTAAGAACACCGATATCGTTACGGTGCTGTCGGAGGCTACCGTCTACGGCGACAATCAGGTGAGGGCGTTGCGCATAATGGACCAAGGCAACAACATGACGGGATGTATTCACACGTTGCGAAATTCCTATCGTAAGCGTTCGGCCGTAGAGTTTCTCAAGCTCCTTTCGGAGTCAAATGCCGTGCTTGAGCGTCGAAACAGTTGGATAAACGGATAA
- a CDS encoding porin gives MIRFAFFRLLPIVAMFMAGLDAFAADEVDYRPNVHGTIRSRFEVATESGDYRFQVRNARVSIDGMVAPSINYYINTDFCDRGKIKILDVWARMRIMQGLSVQAGQFRMPFGVDPFRGPNSYYFANRSFIGKDVCNVRAVGAKLSYDFSEIPLVVEFGAFNPTTIGDHSGWNKSLAFAGKATYTLGNVKLSTGVQSVIPDSIRANLIDGCVSWSANRWMVEGEYMYKHYTNSSHKPCHAYNFFASYYMPIEAGVFNRLSFQGRFDGMTAHSNGKRNDDGVLITDNPPRNRVTVGATISYYRSKNLFVDLRANYECYFYHHDAVTTPDSGDKAVVELVLRF, from the coding sequence ATGATACGATTTGCTTTTTTCAGGTTGTTGCCTATTGTGGCTATGTTTATGGCGGGTCTTGATGCGTTTGCCGCTGATGAAGTCGATTACCGGCCCAATGTGCACGGAACTATACGTTCGCGATTTGAGGTGGCCACGGAGTCGGGCGACTATCGTTTTCAGGTGCGTAACGCACGAGTCAGCATCGATGGCATGGTTGCGCCGTCGATAAACTACTACATCAATACCGATTTCTGCGACAGGGGAAAGATAAAGATTCTCGATGTGTGGGCGCGAATGCGCATAATGCAGGGATTGTCGGTTCAGGCCGGACAGTTCAGAATGCCTTTTGGCGTCGACCCGTTCCGTGGCCCCAACAGCTACTATTTTGCCAATCGATCGTTCATAGGCAAGGATGTGTGTAATGTCCGTGCCGTGGGTGCGAAATTGTCCTACGACTTCTCCGAGATACCGCTTGTGGTAGAGTTCGGAGCCTTCAACCCCACTACCATAGGCGATCATTCGGGATGGAACAAGTCGCTTGCTTTTGCCGGCAAGGCTACCTATACACTGGGCAATGTCAAACTCTCGACAGGCGTTCAGTCGGTAATTCCCGATTCGATACGTGCCAATCTGATTGACGGCTGCGTAAGCTGGAGTGCCAATCGCTGGATGGTGGAGGGCGAATACATGTATAAGCACTACACCAACAGCAGTCACAAGCCATGTCACGCCTATAACTTCTTTGCAAGTTACTATATGCCCATAGAGGCCGGTGTCTTCAACCGATTGTCGTTTCAGGGCCGCTTTGACGGCATGACCGCTCACAGCAATGGCAAGCGCAACGACGACGGAGTGCTCATAACCGATAATCCTCCACGTAATCGCGTTACGGTGGGTGCCACTATAAGTTACTATCGATCCAAGAATCTCTTTGTCGACCTTCGTGCCAATTATGAGTGTTATTTCTATCATCATGATGCGGTGACGACACCCGACAGCGGTGACAAGGCGGTGGTCGAACTCGTATTGCGATTCTGA
- a CDS encoding 5'-methylthioadenosine/adenosylhomocysteine nucleosidase, translated as MKIGIIVAMSKELNLLLPLLSDKSELTVNDIVFHCGTLHDKDVVVMQCGIGKVNAAIGALTMIDNFGPDLIINSGVAGGTGSEAKILDVVVGERVAYHDVWCGPCAERGQIQGMPKFFTAPAEIIELPCLERDEHIKRGLIASGDMFVDNPEEVSRIKSLYPDVLAVDMESAAIAQVCHIKQVPFVSLRVISDTPGESDDNTAQYENFWETAPLHTFNILNTLLFNL; from the coding sequence ATGAAAATAGGTATAATCGTGGCCATGAGCAAGGAGCTCAACCTTCTGCTGCCGCTACTCAGCGATAAAAGTGAATTGACGGTCAATGACATCGTGTTTCATTGCGGAACCCTCCACGACAAGGATGTGGTGGTGATGCAGTGCGGCATCGGAAAGGTCAACGCCGCGATAGGCGCATTGACGATGATTGACAATTTCGGGCCTGATCTCATCATCAACAGCGGAGTCGCCGGCGGTACCGGTTCCGAGGCAAAGATACTCGATGTAGTCGTGGGCGAGCGTGTGGCCTACCATGATGTGTGGTGTGGGCCATGTGCCGAGCGGGGCCAAATTCAGGGCATGCCCAAGTTCTTCACCGCTCCCGCCGAGATAATCGAGCTTCCGTGTCTTGAACGTGACGAGCACATAAAGCGAGGCCTTATAGCATCGGGCGATATGTTTGTCGACAATCCCGAGGAGGTGTCACGCATCAAGAGCCTCTATCCCGATGTGCTTGCCGTTGACATGGAGTCGGCTGCCATTGCCCAGGTGTGTCACATCAAGCAGGTGCCCTTTGTGAGTCTTCGCGTAATCAGCGATACTCCCGGAGAGAGCGACGACAATACCGCACAGTATGAAAACTTCTGGGAAACGGCTCCGTTGCACACATTCAACATTCTCAACACTTTGCTGTTTAATCTTTAA
- a CDS encoding S-ribosylhomocysteine lyase yields MEKIASFKVNHLTLLRGVYVSRKDTTPSGDVITTFDIRMTEPNRQAPLSGKALHAIEHLAATYLRNHPQWRDKVIYWGPMGCRTGKYLLLSGDYESADIVPLMRETFRFIADFEGDIPGASPRDCGNYTYMDLPEAKKEALKYLEEILDNITPQQLNYPD; encoded by the coding sequence ATGGAAAAAATTGCAAGTTTCAAGGTTAATCACCTCACGTTGCTTCGCGGTGTGTATGTGTCGCGAAAGGATACCACGCCTTCGGGCGATGTCATTACAACATTTGATATACGCATGACCGAGCCTAATCGTCAGGCACCTCTGTCGGGAAAGGCTCTCCATGCCATTGAGCATCTTGCCGCAACTTATCTGCGCAATCATCCTCAGTGGCGTGACAAGGTGATATATTGGGGCCCGATGGGATGCCGCACCGGCAAATATCTGCTGCTTAGCGGCGATTATGAGAGTGCCGACATTGTTCCGTTGATGAGGGAAACATTCCGTTTCATTGCCGATTTCGAGGGTGACATTCCCGGCGCATCACCGCGTGACTGCGGCAATTACACCTACATGGATCTTCCCGAAGCCAAGAAGGAGGCGCTTAAGTATCTTGAGGAAATTCTCGACAACATAACTCCCCAGCAGCTCAACTATCCTGACTGA
- a CDS encoding AlbA family DNA-binding domain-containing protein, translating to MKDIKAIKGKYYIHSLISEGEHEHQDFKFAITDAAKIAHSISAFANNDGGRLLIGVKDNGNIAGVRNEEDIYVIEQAAQMYCHPPQDVKMTAFSVEGGAMVLRAEIMRAERRPVFARDIDGKFRAYYRVKDENIVAPAIMVRAWQRKQADDGCIFSLSDAETALLRYLDEWGMTTVDDYMHGAHISRETAEEIIVRLCAMDVLEFVYTGSEFKVVRAE from the coding sequence ATGAAGGACATAAAGGCTATTAAGGGTAAATATTACATTCACAGCCTCATCAGTGAGGGCGAACATGAGCATCAGGACTTTAAGTTTGCCATAACCGATGCGGCCAAAATCGCACATTCCATATCGGCGTTTGCCAACAACGACGGCGGGCGGCTCCTTATAGGTGTAAAGGACAACGGTAACATTGCCGGAGTGCGCAACGAGGAGGACATCTACGTGATCGAGCAGGCGGCTCAGATGTATTGTCACCCTCCGCAGGATGTGAAGATGACCGCCTTTTCGGTCGAGGGCGGGGCAATGGTGTTGCGTGCCGAGATTATGCGTGCCGAGCGTCGGCCGGTTTTTGCACGTGACATCGACGGAAAGTTTCGTGCTTACTATCGTGTAAAGGATGAAAACATCGTGGCTCCGGCGATTATGGTTCGCGCATGGCAGCGTAAGCAGGCCGATGACGGATGCATATTCTCGCTGTCGGATGCCGAAACTGCTTTGTTGCGTTATCTTGACGAGTGGGGTATGACTACGGTTGACGACTATATGCACGGCGCTCACATAAGCCGTGAAACAGCCGAGGAAATTATCGTGCGGTTGTGTGCCATGGATGTGCTGGAGTTTGTATAT